Proteins from a genomic interval of Stenotrophomonas sp. 24(2023):
- a CDS encoding serine hydrolase domain-containing protein — MHATPMMVRNRGWFSCLLLCAALLGAGCRQTPASPQDLGATLDEAAATLIERPLLHATSIGVVYRGQAFIRHRGDMQAGRPSPPTDATLYEIGSLSKTLAGALMANAVLEHRLGLDDDVRRYLQGDYPNLQYQGEPIRIRHLLSHTGGLPNMLPERANTVLADFLDHDTPRNLNAIYAHYGKPDFLKDLHSVEIHQAPGKTYAYSSAGTELVAHILETVYASDYEQLLRRFFRDAAGMTDLRIRLNDADASRLAPGYHSDNTVPTTPMPALPWAAAGGVKTTVPDMVNFLRFQLGDSPVVAESHRALATFDPEFSIGYFWNIARGDAVKGDYYVHHGGVPRSQCYVYILPKYDLGIFIITNQSGDQTARAMEKAVDAVVNRIAEQERAAGTGVFR, encoded by the coding sequence ATGCACGCAACACCGATGATGGTCCGGAACAGGGGGTGGTTCAGCTGTCTGCTGCTTTGCGCTGCGTTGCTGGGGGCCGGGTGCAGGCAGACGCCTGCGTCCCCCCAGGATCTCGGGGCAACCCTCGACGAAGCCGCCGCAACGCTGATCGAGCGGCCACTGCTTCACGCAACCTCCATCGGCGTCGTCTACCGAGGGCAGGCATTCATCCGCCATCGTGGCGACATGCAGGCAGGCCGGCCCAGCCCGCCGACCGACGCGACCCTGTATGAAATCGGCTCGTTGAGCAAGACGCTGGCGGGCGCGCTGATGGCCAATGCCGTGCTGGAACACCGGCTGGGCCTGGACGACGATGTTCGCCGCTATCTGCAGGGCGACTACCCGAACCTGCAGTACCAGGGCGAACCCATCCGCATCCGCCATCTGCTCTCGCATACGGGCGGGCTGCCGAACATGCTGCCGGAACGCGCCAACACCGTGCTGGCCGATTTCCTGGATCACGATACGCCCCGCAACCTCAACGCGATCTACGCGCACTACGGCAAGCCCGATTTCCTCAAGGACCTGCACAGCGTCGAGATCCATCAGGCCCCCGGCAAGACCTACGCCTACTCCAGCGCCGGCACCGAACTGGTGGCGCATATTCTGGAAACGGTCTATGCAAGCGACTACGAACAACTACTGCGCCGCTTCTTCCGCGATGCTGCCGGGATGACCGACCTGCGTATCCGGTTGAACGACGCCGACGCATCCCGGCTCGCGCCCGGCTACCACAGCGACAACACCGTGCCGACCACGCCCATGCCGGCGCTGCCGTGGGCCGCCGCTGGCGGCGTCAAGACCACCGTCCCGGACATGGTGAATTTCCTCCGGTTCCAACTGGGTGACAGCCCCGTCGTGGCGGAATCACATCGCGCCCTGGCCACGTTCGATCCGGAATTCAGCATCGGCTACTTCTGGAACATCGCCCGCGGCGACGCCGTGAAAGGTGATTACTACGTCCATCATGGCGGCGTACCCCGCTCGCAGTGTTACGTGTACATCCTGCCGAAGTACGATCTGGGCATCTTCATCATCACCAACCAGAGTGGCGACCAGACCGCGCGCGCCATGGAGAAGGCCGTGGACGCAGTGGTCAACCGGATCGCCGAACAGGAGCGCGCCGCTGGCACTGGCGTGTTCCGATGA
- a CDS encoding helix-turn-helix transcriptional regulator, with protein MARISFPGFDVHPDATDRPAVARRLQVAEHDAEIPVHDHRKGQLVLALHGAVSCEVANALWIVPPQCGVWIPGGMPHSNRATANARLCYLFVEPGVVELPPQCVTLSISPMLREMILQLADAPFDYPPDGHTGRLARVLLDELVRMPAERLYLPVSDHPKIQALAAALSTHPEDRGTITDWARRLALGERTLTRLIARETGLSFGRWRQQLHLLIAVRELAAGVPVQRVSERLGYESVTAFITMFKKALGLSPTRYFAARLQGQGDG; from the coding sequence ATGGCTCGCATTTCCTTTCCCGGCTTCGACGTCCATCCCGATGCCACCGACCGGCCGGCCGTGGCCCGGCGGCTGCAGGTGGCCGAGCATGATGCCGAGATTCCGGTGCATGACCACCGCAAGGGCCAGCTGGTGCTGGCCCTGCATGGCGCGGTCAGCTGCGAGGTGGCCAATGCGCTGTGGATCGTGCCACCGCAGTGCGGTGTCTGGATTCCCGGCGGCATGCCGCACAGCAACCGTGCCACCGCCAATGCGCGCCTGTGCTATCTGTTCGTTGAGCCCGGCGTGGTCGAACTACCGCCGCAGTGCGTGACCCTGTCGATTTCGCCGATGCTGCGCGAGATGATCCTGCAGCTGGCCGATGCGCCGTTCGATTACCCGCCGGACGGGCATACCGGCCGGCTGGCACGCGTGCTGCTGGACGAGCTGGTGCGGATGCCGGCCGAGCGGCTGTACCTGCCGGTGAGCGACCACCCGAAGATCCAGGCGCTGGCGGCGGCGTTGTCCACGCACCCGGAAGACCGCGGCACCATCACCGACTGGGCACGCCGACTGGCACTGGGCGAGCGCACGCTCACCCGGTTGATCGCCCGCGAGACCGGCCTGTCATTCGGCAGGTGGCGACAGCAGCTGCACCTGCTCATCGCCGTGCGCGAACTGGCCGCCGGCGTGCCGGTGCAGCGGGTGTCCGAACGGTTGGGCTATGAGTCGGTGACGGCGTTCATCACCATGTTCAAGAAGGCGCTGGGGCTGTCGCCGACGCGGTATTTTGCCGCGCGGCTGCAGGGGCAGGGCGACGGCTGA